One region of Mycolicibacterium insubricum genomic DNA includes:
- the eccA gene encoding type VII secretion AAA-ATPase EccA, translating to MSGSREAQRVFDAGVLSLGIPLNGMEVERDVQYAGLAFKRATEYDPEMCDAWLGRAAAGEGTPEVLYHLYRTSKANLGREQRRLGLARNELAGRFETGLYLDYTLSSLTEVWLAYAAGVIQGADYDEAEKVLDELEVMRRAMPGGDAGNAEIYAYVRATLYFTTLRWPDVLTTLANSASFTDEYLAAGAHLMVGSACAQMGLFAEGIRRLDLAIEGPIPGARQAAELCKGLTLREMGKEPEARVIFERLYSEDPGFEANATALQDPKFRLMISTKESIDSRTDKWDPSTARDADEDDDASDRGNAHLRAAQEELDRQIGLDNVKLQVAKLRSAATLAKVRDDKGLTSASRSLHLIFTGPPGTGKTTIARVVAQMYCGLGRLKTPNVVEAKRSDLVGEHLGSTAIKTSALIDSAMDGVLFIDEAYTLIQTGLQGGDAFGREAVDTLLARMENDRDRLVVIIAGYDDEINRFLASNEGLASRFTKRIRFDSYSPTELGDIGRLIAQRRDSELSEGAYDELVEACKGLYESTSTDKASGQTHRDIDLAGNGRFVRNVIEAAEEEREYRLAENHGAVLEDLDEAELMRIEAVDMRAALKNALAMLSRD from the coding sequence ATGAGTGGCTCCAGGGAAGCCCAACGGGTATTCGACGCGGGCGTTCTGTCGCTGGGAATTCCGCTCAACGGCATGGAAGTCGAACGCGACGTGCAGTACGCCGGCCTGGCTTTCAAGCGGGCCACCGAATACGACCCGGAGATGTGCGACGCCTGGCTCGGGCGCGCGGCGGCCGGTGAAGGCACTCCCGAGGTGCTCTATCACCTGTACCGCACCAGTAAGGCGAACCTGGGACGGGAGCAGCGCCGGCTCGGGCTGGCGCGCAACGAGCTGGCCGGGCGATTCGAGACCGGGTTGTACTTGGACTACACCTTGAGCTCGCTGACGGAGGTCTGGCTCGCCTACGCCGCCGGGGTCATCCAGGGCGCCGACTACGACGAGGCCGAGAAGGTACTCGACGAGCTCGAGGTGATGCGGCGGGCGATGCCCGGCGGCGACGCCGGGAACGCCGAGATCTACGCGTATGTCCGCGCGACCTTGTACTTCACCACCCTGCGCTGGCCGGATGTGCTCACGACGCTGGCCAATTCCGCGTCGTTCACCGACGAGTACCTAGCCGCCGGCGCCCACCTGATGGTCGGTTCCGCCTGCGCGCAGATGGGACTTTTCGCCGAGGGTATCCGGCGCCTCGACCTGGCGATCGAGGGCCCGATCCCAGGCGCCCGCCAGGCCGCCGAACTCTGCAAGGGGCTGACCCTTCGCGAAATGGGCAAAGAGCCAGAGGCACGGGTCATCTTCGAGCGGCTCTACAGCGAGGATCCCGGCTTCGAAGCCAACGCGACCGCGTTGCAGGATCCGAAGTTCCGGCTGATGATCAGCACCAAGGAATCGATCGACTCCCGCACCGACAAGTGGGATCCGAGCACCGCTCGCGACGCCGATGAGGACGACGACGCCTCCGACCGCGGCAACGCCCACCTGCGCGCCGCCCAGGAGGAACTCGACCGCCAGATCGGCCTCGACAACGTCAAGCTGCAGGTCGCGAAGCTCCGGTCGGCGGCAACATTGGCGAAGGTCCGCGATGACAAGGGCCTGACCTCGGCGTCGCGGAGCCTCCACCTGATCTTTACCGGACCGCCCGGTACCGGCAAGACCACCATCGCCCGGGTCGTCGCGCAGATGTACTGCGGCCTGGGCCGGCTGAAGACGCCGAACGTCGTCGAGGCCAAGCGCAGCGATTTGGTCGGCGAGCATCTGGGCAGCACCGCCATCAAGACATCGGCGCTGATCGACTCGGCGATGGACGGCGTGCTGTTCATCGACGAGGCGTACACGCTGATCCAGACCGGACTCCAAGGCGGGGATGCGTTCGGCCGGGAGGCCGTGGACACCCTGCTGGCCCGCATGGAGAACGACCGGGATCGCCTCGTGGTGATCATCGCCGGGTACGACGACGAGATCAACCGTTTCCTGGCCTCCAACGAGGGTCTGGCCTCCCGGTTCACCAAACGCATCCGGTTCGATTCCTACAGCCCGACCGAGCTCGGCGACATCGGCCGGCTGATCGCGCAGCGGCGCGACTCGGAGTTGTCCGAAGGCGCCTACGACGAGCTGGTAGAGGCATGCAAGGGGTTGTACGAGTCCACGTCCACCGACAAGGCGTCCGGACAGACCCACCGCGATATCGACCTCGCCGGTAACGGCCGCTTCGTCCGCAATGTGATCGAAGCGGCCGAGGAGGAACGCGAGTACCGGCTCGCCGAGAATCACGGCGCGGTGCTGGAGGATCTCGACGAGGCGGAGCTGATGCGCATCGAGGCCGTCGACATGCGAGCCGCGCTCAAGAACGCGCTGGCGATGCTGAGCCGGGACTGA